Proteins encoded within one genomic window of Gloeobacter kilaueensis JS1:
- a CDS encoding phycobiliprotein lyase: protein MTTTLLQTAESLIARFFQHSAGHWRSERRYYTLPEGPTQEIESLIEVAFLEAGSDDLLQLAQLHNLPEDGSLVCGARVSWQSNAKIGGREQSQGVTVFGALGDLLYRDRGFAIHTPVTAHYSFTNPDRLCLRTEYGGSVFEEEIRLVGERYRTRQTIISRAGEQKMIGQYLETRLG, encoded by the coding sequence GTGACGACGACATTGCTGCAGACTGCCGAATCTTTAATTGCCCGTTTCTTCCAGCACTCTGCGGGCCACTGGCGCTCCGAGCGGCGCTATTACACGCTGCCGGAGGGACCGACCCAGGAGATCGAGAGTCTGATCGAGGTGGCTTTTTTAGAGGCAGGCAGCGACGACCTGCTGCAGCTGGCCCAGCTTCACAATCTACCCGAAGACGGCAGCCTCGTCTGTGGAGCGCGGGTGAGCTGGCAGAGCAATGCCAAAATCGGCGGACGCGAACAATCCCAGGGCGTCACCGTCTTTGGTGCGCTGGGTGATCTGCTCTACCGCGATCGAGGCTTTGCCATCCACACTCCAGTCACCGCCCACTACAGCTTTACCAACCCCGATAGGCTCTGTCTGCGCACCGAGTACGGCGGGTCCGTATTCGAGGAAGAGATTCGGCTGGTGGGCGAGCGCTACCGCACGCGCCAGACGATCATCTCGCGCGCAGGCGAGCAAAAGATGATCGGCCAGTATCTGGAGACGCGCCTCGGTTGA
- a CDS encoding phytoene desaturase family protein, translating to MFDTIIVGGGIGGLCAAALLARHGRRVLVCESHTIAGGAAHAFRREGFHFDSGPSFHCGLGDPKSLNPLRQILAVLGESLPTVPYSPFAHYHFPDSCFAVFGDAGRYSGAIAGVTQAGARQFERFARRLLPMYEALADIPILSLRADLGLLATLLGTYLGQTLKLLTLVGDLRSSTGQILDRDVRDPWVRRLVDLECFLLSGLTAHGTVAPEFAFMWGERCRSPIDYPIGGGGAIVEALVRALKRWGGEIRLGAHVQTILIEQGRVAGVQLVGGERLDAPVVISNASLWDTYTKLVPAGALNPAFLRSALALPAVDSFMHLHLGIRAEGLESLSGHHVVVHADPLTHPGHTCMISIPSVWDPNLAPAGHHVLHAYSLEPFAPWQRDNRYHERKRERALPLYRAIERIIPDLKNRIVLELIGTPLTHARYLRRFQGSYGPAIMPAVGTFPGPATPITGLYRVGDTTLPGIGLPAVAASAILCVNSLVEPERTAELVAASTSSPLKAKTT from the coding sequence ATGTTTGACACGATCATCGTCGGGGGCGGCATCGGCGGTCTGTGCGCAGCGGCCCTGCTTGCCCGCCACGGTCGCCGGGTGCTCGTCTGCGAAAGCCACACGATCGCCGGGGGAGCCGCCCACGCCTTTAGGCGCGAGGGATTTCACTTCGACTCAGGACCGTCCTTTCACTGTGGTCTGGGCGATCCAAAAAGCCTCAATCCCCTGCGGCAGATCCTGGCTGTTCTGGGCGAATCGCTGCCGACGGTGCCCTACAGCCCCTTCGCCCACTATCACTTTCCAGACAGTTGCTTCGCTGTCTTTGGTGATGCCGGGCGCTACAGCGGGGCCATCGCCGGGGTGACCCAAGCGGGAGCCCGCCAGTTCGAGCGCTTTGCCCGGCGGCTTTTACCGATGTACGAAGCGCTCGCCGACATTCCGATTCTCTCTTTAAGAGCTGATCTGGGCCTGCTTGCGACTTTGCTGGGCACCTACCTGGGTCAGACGCTTAAATTGCTGACGCTGGTGGGGGATCTGCGCAGCTCCACCGGCCAGATCCTCGATCGCGACGTGAGGGATCCCTGGGTACGCCGCCTGGTCGATCTCGAATGCTTTTTGCTCTCTGGCCTCACCGCCCACGGCACGGTCGCTCCCGAATTTGCCTTTATGTGGGGCGAGCGCTGCCGATCGCCCATCGACTACCCGATAGGCGGCGGTGGAGCGATCGTCGAAGCGCTCGTGCGCGCCCTGAAGCGCTGGGGCGGCGAAATTCGGCTGGGAGCCCACGTTCAGACCATCTTGATCGAACAGGGCCGGGTAGCAGGAGTGCAGCTTGTCGGCGGCGAGCGCCTCGATGCTCCTGTCGTCATCTCCAACGCCAGCCTCTGGGACACTTACACGAAGCTTGTGCCCGCCGGTGCGTTGAATCCGGCATTTTTGCGATCAGCCCTCGCCCTGCCTGCCGTCGATAGCTTCATGCACCTGCACCTGGGCATTCGCGCCGAGGGCCTTGAAAGTTTGAGCGGCCATCACGTCGTCGTCCATGCCGACCCCCTGACGCATCCTGGCCACACCTGCATGATCTCGATTCCGAGTGTCTGGGATCCGAATCTTGCTCCCGCCGGACACCACGTCCTCCACGCCTACAGCCTCGAACCCTTTGCCCCCTGGCAGCGCGACAATCGCTACCACGAGCGCAAGCGCGAGCGCGCCCTTCCTCTCTACCGGGCGATCGAGCGGATTATCCCCGATCTAAAAAATCGCATCGTCCTCGAATTGATCGGCACCCCCCTCACCCACGCGCGCTACCTGCGCCGCTTTCAAGGCAGCTATGGCCCCGCGATCATGCCTGCCGTCGGCACCTTTCCTGGCCCCGCCACACCGATTACCGGCCTGTACCGGGTAGGCGACACCACCCTGCCTGGCATCGGGCTGCCTGCCGTCGCTGCCTCCGCCATCCTCTGTGTCAATTCTTTGGTAGAACCCGAGCGCACTGCCGAACTGGTCGCTGCAAGTACGTCCAGTCCTCTAAAAGCAAAAACGACTTAA
- a CDS encoding cupin domain-containing protein has translation MEAPEISTIAATTIRPWGSFTVLEEAPGYKIKRIEVKPGHRLSLQMHHHRSEHWIVVSGTARVTCNERIELVHSNQSTYVPPCASHRLENPGVIPLVIIEVQNGQYLGEDDIVRFEDDYKRVGQA, from the coding sequence ATGGAAGCTCCAGAAATTTCTACGATTGCCGCCACGACGATTCGTCCCTGGGGATCATTTACGGTCCTTGAGGAGGCTCCCGGTTACAAGATCAAGCGCATCGAGGTCAAACCGGGCCACCGCCTCAGCCTGCAGATGCACCACCACCGCTCCGAGCACTGGATCGTCGTCTCAGGTACTGCCCGCGTCACCTGCAACGAGCGCATCGAACTCGTCCACTCCAACCAATCGACCTACGTGCCGCCCTGCGCCTCGCACCGCCTCGAAAACCCCGGCGTCATTCCGCTTGTGATCATCGAGGTCCAGAACGGCCAGTACCTGGGCGAAGACGACATCGTTCGCTTTGAGGACGACTACAAGCGCGTCGGTCAGGCTTGA
- the coaE gene encoding dephospho-CoA kinase (Dephospho-CoA kinase (CoaE) performs the final step in coenzyme A biosynthesis.): MRVIGLTGGIATGKSTVAALLARRGVRIVDADILAREAVAPGSPLLDQIVARYGQGIRTTAGALDRAALAQIVFADAQERRWVEALIHPYVREHLERAIQQTAAGDVLCLVVPLLFEARMGDLAGEIWVVSSSPRLQRERLKSRDGLKDDQIEARIAAQMPLEQKERLATVVLKNNGDLADLEKQVEAALDQALT; the protein is encoded by the coding sequence ATGCGGGTAATTGGCCTTACAGGCGGGATCGCTACGGGCAAGAGCACCGTGGCCGCACTGCTCGCCCGTCGCGGGGTGAGGATTGTGGACGCCGATATTCTGGCGCGCGAAGCGGTGGCACCGGGAAGCCCGCTTCTCGATCAAATCGTCGCCCGCTATGGGCAAGGGATACGGACAACCGCTGGAGCCCTCGACCGCGCTGCCCTTGCCCAGATTGTCTTTGCGGACGCGCAGGAGCGCCGCTGGGTCGAGGCGCTCATCCACCCGTACGTGCGCGAGCACCTGGAGCGGGCGATCCAGCAGACAGCTGCCGGGGATGTGCTCTGCCTGGTGGTGCCCCTCTTGTTCGAGGCCCGGATGGGTGATCTGGCAGGAGAAATCTGGGTAGTCAGTTCCAGCCCCCGGCTGCAGCGCGAAAGGCTCAAAAGCCGCGACGGGCTCAAAGACGATCAGATCGAAGCGCGGATTGCAGCCCAGATGCCTCTAGAGCAGAAGGAGCGACTGGCGACGGTGGTGCTCAAAAACAACGGCGACCTGGCGGATCTGGAAAAACAGGTGGAGGCTGCTCTGGATCAGGCGTTGACTTGA
- a CDS encoding response regulator, which yields MRDTRRTFVLLVEDNSIDSMLVERTFCKANQGVECRRVSSAEEAIGYLEGRGSYADRERFPLPDTVVTDLRLPGLSGLDLLSWIQKQPALKDLPVIVITGHGNRQIDRAYDLGAYFYLVKPLSVDIVAEVLSSFGAPIGAT from the coding sequence ATGCGAGACACAAGGCGGACATTTGTTTTGCTGGTCGAGGACAATTCCATCGATTCGATGCTCGTCGAGCGGACTTTCTGCAAGGCGAACCAGGGGGTCGAATGTCGGCGGGTCAGTTCGGCGGAGGAGGCGATTGGCTACCTCGAAGGCCGGGGTTCCTACGCCGATCGCGAGCGCTTTCCCCTGCCGGATACGGTGGTTACCGATCTGCGTCTGCCGGGCCTGTCGGGTCTGGACCTGCTCAGCTGGATTCAAAAGCAACCGGCCCTTAAAGACCTGCCCGTAATTGTCATCACTGGCCACGGCAACCGCCAGATCGATCGCGCCTACGACCTGGGGGCGTACTTTTATCTGGTCAAACCGCTGTCCGTCGATATCGTCGCCGAGGTGCTGTCTTCTTTTGGCGCGCCTATCGGTGCCACCTAG
- the serA gene encoding phosphoglycerate dehydrogenase, translating into MPKVLVSDAIDQVGVDILSQVAQVSYEPELSPAQLLEKIPEYDGLMIRSGTKVTAEVIQAAGRLRIIGRAGVGVDNVDIQAATRKGILVVNSPEGNTIAAAEHAIALMMALSRHISEANVSLKAGKWKRSQFIGVEVYKKTIGIVGLGRIGSHVARVARALGMQIVAYDPYISAERAQQLGARLVDLEQLFHEADYITLHVPRTPETTHLINERTLGLMKPSVRIINCARGGLIDEQAIYSALKEGRIAGAALDVFENEPLGESDLRSLGREVILTPHLGASTEEAQTNVAIDVAEQIRDVLLGLPARSAVNIPGLRPEVMQELKAYLELAETLGNLVGQLAGGRIDALDIRLQGLLAAKDAQPIVVAALKGLLTPALRERVNFVNALLEARERGVRVTETRDSSFADYAGSIHLLARGPEGERSVTGALLGENEVRITSIDDFPISVAPSRFMLITLHRDMPGIIGKVGSFLGSHNVNIAGMQVGRKMVRGNAVMMVSLDDPLPEGLLGEIESVPGIRKAYTVNL; encoded by the coding sequence ATGCCCAAGGTGCTGGTCAGTGACGCGATCGATCAAGTCGGCGTCGATATTCTTTCTCAGGTCGCTCAGGTAAGCTACGAGCCAGAATTGAGCCCGGCCCAGTTGCTTGAGAAAATTCCCGAGTACGACGGGCTGATGATTCGCTCCGGAACCAAAGTCACAGCCGAGGTGATCCAGGCGGCAGGACGGCTGCGGATTATCGGTCGTGCCGGTGTGGGCGTCGATAACGTCGATATCCAGGCAGCCACCCGCAAGGGCATCCTCGTCGTCAACTCCCCCGAAGGCAACACGATCGCCGCCGCCGAGCACGCGATTGCCCTGATGATGGCCCTCTCGCGCCACATCAGCGAGGCGAACGTTTCGCTCAAAGCCGGCAAGTGGAAGCGCTCGCAGTTTATCGGCGTCGAGGTCTACAAAAAGACGATTGGCATCGTCGGCCTCGGGCGAATCGGCTCGCACGTGGCGCGGGTGGCCCGTGCCCTGGGAATGCAGATCGTCGCCTACGACCCTTATATTTCGGCGGAGCGGGCGCAGCAGTTGGGGGCGCGCCTGGTCGATCTCGAACAGCTCTTTCACGAAGCCGACTACATCACACTGCACGTGCCGCGCACGCCGGAGACCACCCACCTCATCAACGAGCGGACCCTCGGCTTGATGAAACCCAGCGTGCGGATCATCAACTGCGCGCGGGGCGGTCTCATCGACGAGCAGGCGATCTACAGCGCTCTTAAAGAGGGCCGCATCGCCGGGGCCGCCCTCGATGTCTTTGAAAACGAACCGCTGGGCGAATCGGACCTGCGTAGCCTGGGGCGCGAGGTGATTCTCACGCCCCACCTGGGGGCTTCGACCGAAGAAGCCCAGACCAACGTCGCCATCGATGTCGCCGAGCAGATTCGCGACGTGCTCCTGGGCCTGCCCGCCCGCTCGGCGGTGAACATTCCGGGCCTCAGGCCCGAGGTGATGCAGGAACTGAAAGCCTATCTGGAACTGGCGGAGACCCTGGGCAACCTGGTGGGCCAGCTGGCAGGCGGACGGATCGATGCGCTCGACATTCGCCTGCAGGGCCTGCTCGCTGCCAAAGATGCCCAGCCCATCGTCGTCGCCGCCCTCAAGGGTCTGCTCACCCCGGCCCTGCGCGAGCGGGTCAACTTTGTCAACGCCTTACTGGAGGCCAGAGAGCGCGGCGTCCGCGTCACCGAGACCCGCGATTCGTCCTTTGCCGACTACGCCGGTTCGATTCACCTGCTGGCACGCGGACCGGAGGGCGAGCGTTCGGTGACAGGAGCCCTGTTGGGCGAAAACGAAGTGCGGATCACCAGCATCGACGACTTTCCGATCAGCGTCGCCCCGAGCCGCTTTATGCTCATCACCCTCCACCGCGACATGCCCGGCATTATCGGCAAGGTGGGGTCTTTCTTAGGCTCCCACAACGTCAACATCGCCGGAATGCAGGTGGGCCGCAAGATGGTGCGCGGCAATGCGGTGATGATGGTCTCCCTCGACGATCCGCTGCCGGAGGGATTACTGGGGGAAATCGAGTCGGTGCCGGGTATCCGCAAAGCTTACACCGTCAACCTCTAG
- the prmA gene encoding 50S ribosomal protein L11 methyltransferase, translated as MKYLWAVQIETAAEAADTEVEETLYWYLTELGLPFVERELVGGRMQLRGYLAGETQAAVLEAWRTHVEQQMGGAIRIDWQPTAIQDWQAAWQKHWQPIPVGERLVIWPRWLANPPRDRLVIPLDPGMAFGTGEHATTRLCLRALEAEPQLGRFADIGCGCGVLTVAALLLGAESGWAVDIDPIATAATLANLELNRLSDRATVLTGSAGVLQGPVDGTVSNILAEVVIDLAPEYARLVRPGGWGIFSGLLVTQADRVSEALSKQGFQLGQRLEEGGWSCLTGHFTGKSAGS; from the coding sequence TTGAAATACCTGTGGGCAGTGCAGATCGAGACGGCTGCGGAGGCTGCCGACACGGAGGTGGAGGAGACGCTCTACTGGTACCTGACCGAACTGGGTCTTCCCTTCGTCGAGCGGGAACTGGTGGGAGGGCGGATGCAATTGCGGGGCTACCTGGCGGGGGAGACCCAGGCGGCGGTCCTTGAAGCCTGGCGCACCCACGTCGAGCAACAGATGGGTGGTGCCATCCGCATCGACTGGCAGCCGACGGCGATCCAGGACTGGCAGGCGGCCTGGCAGAAGCACTGGCAACCGATTCCTGTCGGCGAGCGGCTCGTCATCTGGCCACGCTGGCTAGCCAATCCGCCCCGCGACCGCCTCGTCATCCCCCTCGATCCGGGCATGGCCTTCGGCACGGGCGAGCACGCGACGACGCGGCTGTGCCTGCGGGCGCTGGAGGCTGAGCCGCAGTTGGGCCGCTTCGCCGACATTGGCTGCGGTTGCGGAGTGCTCACCGTCGCCGCGCTGCTATTAGGAGCAGAGTCTGGTTGGGCCGTCGATATCGACCCGATCGCCACAGCTGCCACCCTGGCCAACCTCGAACTCAATCGCCTCAGCGACCGGGCGACGGTGCTCACCGGCAGCGCCGGGGTGCTGCAAGGGCCGGTGGACGGTACTGTGAGCAATATCCTGGCGGAGGTGGTAATCGATCTGGCTCCGGAGTACGCCCGGTTGGTGCGACCGGGGGGCTGGGGCATCTTCAGCGGCCTGCTCGTCACCCAGGCAGACAGGGTGAGTGAGGCTCTATCAAAGCAGGGTTTTCAGCTGGGGCAGCGGCTGGAGGAAGGGGGCTGGTCCTGCCTGACGGGGCACTTCACGGGCAAAAGCGCCGGTAGCTGA
- a CDS encoding DUF1997 domain-containing protein — MTTSAIQATARAMLNVSLPAPPDTVRRYVSDPERLLHCGFPPDRIAQIGPDHFQLRVRPLTWMGLAIEPTAELEIGADEQGRAWARLIDYRLQGHPWLVKNLKIDFRANLTTLEAMSGGRTPMEGWAEASASFPTPPFLAFVAEPVLTGAARTILESFLWILRDRLSKSLEQDFRRWQNSAVQVNA; from the coding sequence GTGACGACCAGCGCAATTCAGGCTACGGCGCGGGCGATGCTCAATGTTTCGCTTCCTGCCCCTCCCGACACAGTGCGCCGCTACGTAAGCGATCCCGAGCGGCTGTTGCACTGTGGCTTTCCACCCGACCGCATCGCTCAGATCGGGCCGGATCACTTTCAACTGCGGGTGCGCCCCCTCACCTGGATGGGGCTTGCGATCGAGCCGACCGCTGAGCTGGAGATTGGCGCTGACGAGCAGGGCCGGGCCTGGGCGCGCCTCATCGACTATCGCCTGCAGGGACATCCCTGGCTGGTCAAAAATCTCAAAATCGATTTTCGTGCCAACCTCACCACCCTCGAAGCGATGAGCGGTGGGCGCACCCCGATGGAGGGCTGGGCCGAAGCGTCCGCCAGCTTTCCGACGCCGCCTTTTCTGGCCTTTGTGGCGGAGCCGGTGCTCACCGGTGCGGCGCGCACGATTCTCGAAAGTTTTTTGTGGATCCTGCGCGACCGGCTGAGCAAGTCGCTCGAACAGGACTTCCGGCGCTGGCAAAATTCCGCCGTTCAAGTCAACGCCTGA
- a CDS encoding HEAT repeat domain-containing protein — translation MRRSVPFVLLAFYIAVLPVRAQSVEQTRIASLSARLSDPDVRSRQQAVTALKYMGAAAKEALPALQNAIERDPDMNVRMGAVRAVGNLKAAAREAVPSLVFALRDNQACLRQVAAMALGLIGPDARGASAALMALRQDSDPLVRHSAEDAIARIGGH, via the coding sequence GTGCGTCGAAGCGTCCCTTTTGTTTTGCTGGCTTTTTACATCGCGGTTCTGCCTGTCCGGGCCCAGAGCGTTGAGCAGACGCGCATCGCTTCACTGAGTGCGCGCTTGAGCGACCCGGACGTGCGTTCGCGTCAGCAGGCGGTAACAGCACTCAAGTACATGGGGGCAGCGGCAAAGGAAGCGTTGCCCGCCCTCCAGAACGCCATCGAGCGCGACCCGGACATGAACGTGCGGATGGGAGCCGTTCGTGCGGTCGGCAACCTCAAGGCGGCGGCGCGCGAGGCAGTGCCCTCGCTGGTGTTTGCCCTGCGCGACAATCAAGCCTGCCTGCGTCAAGTGGCGGCTATGGCCCTGGGCCTGATTGGACCGGATGCAAGGGGAGCGAGCGCAGCACTGATGGCGCTGCGCCAGGACAGCGATCCCCTGGTCCGACACAGCGCCGAGGACGCCATTGCCAGGATCGGCGGCCACTGA
- a CDS encoding sensor histidine kinase yields the protein MHSSELRILLIDDNPTDRLLAIRELSQEFDNLQVEQITDLAGFERALTEEPFDAVITDYQLHWGNGLQVLQQVKSRSSDCPVIMFTNSSNGELAAQAMKAGLDDYVTKSPKQYIRLAGAVRSALEYSHANRRVLLLQARLQTLLGQLQIGVFRATASGRLLECNSAFLQLLGVDPDEVVQQLPFEELYRLPIGETTHWTRELLVERADGTSLWVLLSATLTSNNGERLIDGLLEDISARKQASAELERRVRERTAQLEAANQELEAFSYSVSHDLREPLRNMQGLAQALLEDFPEQLSPTAHQYAQLIVSSGQQLDVLIQELLAYSRLGRAELPIQPINLNAVLSSALAQLEAKLLEANAVIEIEGTLPIVLGHFSTLVQVTFNLLSNAIKFVAAGVQPQVRVRAEWRTSSTRQQAVLPIRLWVEDNGIGIAPVNHQRIFRVFERLHGAESYPGTGIGLAIVRRGVEKLGGSVGVESALGSGSRFWLELSAAEQSSR from the coding sequence ATGCATAGTTCCGAGCTGCGCATACTGCTCATCGACGACAATCCCACCGATCGTTTGCTGGCTATTCGAGAGTTATCGCAGGAGTTTGACAACCTCCAGGTCGAGCAGATCACCGATCTGGCCGGTTTCGAGCGGGCGCTGACGGAGGAGCCCTTCGATGCGGTGATCACCGACTACCAGCTGCACTGGGGCAACGGTCTGCAGGTGCTCCAGCAGGTCAAAAGCCGCTCCTCGGACTGTCCGGTGATCATGTTCACCAACAGCAGCAATGGGGAATTAGCAGCGCAGGCGATGAAGGCGGGCCTCGACGACTACGTGACCAAATCGCCCAAACAGTACATTCGGCTGGCAGGAGCGGTGCGCTCCGCCCTCGAATACAGCCACGCCAACCGGCGCGTTCTGCTGTTGCAGGCCCGACTGCAGACGCTGCTGGGCCAGCTGCAGATCGGGGTTTTTCGAGCAACCGCCTCCGGACGATTGCTCGAGTGCAACAGCGCTTTTTTGCAACTGCTGGGCGTCGATCCAGACGAGGTGGTACAGCAGCTGCCTTTTGAGGAACTGTATCGGCTGCCCATCGGCGAGACGACACACTGGACGCGCGAGCTTCTAGTCGAGCGGGCGGATGGCACCAGTCTCTGGGTGCTTTTGAGTGCAACCCTCACCAGCAACAACGGGGAACGGCTGATCGATGGATTGCTCGAAGACATCAGTGCCCGCAAGCAGGCGAGCGCCGAACTCGAGCGCCGCGTGCGCGAGCGCACCGCCCAACTGGAGGCAGCCAACCAGGAGCTGGAGGCATTTTCTTACTCGGTCTCCCACGACCTGCGCGAGCCCCTGCGCAATATGCAGGGATTGGCCCAGGCGCTATTAGAAGATTTTCCGGAACAGCTCTCACCGACTGCCCACCAGTACGCCCAACTCATCGTCAGCTCCGGCCAGCAACTCGACGTTCTCATCCAGGAATTGCTCGCTTACAGCCGCCTGGGCCGGGCCGAGCTGCCGATTCAGCCCATCAACCTGAACGCGGTCCTCAGCAGTGCCCTCGCCCAACTGGAAGCAAAGCTGCTGGAGGCGAACGCCGTGATCGAAATCGAGGGCACTCTGCCTATTGTCCTCGGCCATTTCAGCACCCTGGTGCAGGTCACCTTCAACCTGCTCAGCAATGCGATCAAATTTGTCGCTGCCGGCGTCCAACCACAGGTCCGCGTCCGGGCCGAGTGGCGCACAAGCAGTACCCGGCAGCAGGCAGTCCTCCCGATTCGTCTGTGGGTCGAGGACAACGGCATCGGTATCGCCCCTGTGAACCATCAGCGCATCTTCCGCGTCTTCGAGCGGCTGCACGGCGCAGAAAGTTACCCCGGAACCGGCATCGGCCTTGCCATCGTGCGCCGGGGCGTCGAAAAACTGGGCGGCAGCGTCGGCGTCGAGTCAGCCCTGGGCAGCGGCAGCCGCTTCTGGCTGGAGCTGTCGGCAGCTGAGCAATCGAGCCGCTAG
- a CDS encoding response regulator → MTNLLLRTILLVEDNPAAVLLVKRAFAKGQISCDLQVVADGCEALRYLDGEEPYADRTRYPLPVLVMSNIKMPNLSGFELLAWIRQHPNYKRLPVVIISSSELEIDNNRAFELGANSYLIKPISVNALLGMLQALELDFFSLDSEGR, encoded by the coding sequence ATGACGAACCTTCTATTGCGCACGATCTTGCTGGTCGAGGACAACCCTGCCGCCGTGCTACTCGTAAAACGGGCCTTTGCAAAAGGCCAGATCAGCTGCGATCTGCAGGTCGTGGCGGATGGCTGCGAGGCGTTGCGCTATCTCGACGGTGAGGAGCCCTACGCCGATCGGACGCGCTATCCGCTGCCGGTGCTGGTGATGTCCAACATCAAGATGCCCAACCTCTCGGGCTTTGAGCTTTTGGCCTGGATCCGGCAGCACCCCAATTACAAGCGGTTGCCGGTGGTGATCATCTCCAGTTCGGAACTTGAAATCGACAACAACCGCGCCTTTGAGCTGGGAGCCAATTCTTATTTGATCAAGCCCATCAGCGTCAACGCCCTCCTCGGGATGCTGCAGGCTCTTGAGCTGGATTTTTTTTCCCTCGACTCGGAGGGGCGCTAG
- the thiO gene encoding glycine oxidase ThiO, which translates to MKIVILGGGIVGLALAIELHRIGATQVLVLDRGHSPATWAAAGMIAPRAEGLRGALLDLGLASRALWPAWAAQLEEASGEPVDYRSCGVLLPAQNKEAVEKQNIALGEGCWWEREEVLAHIPGICETIAGGLWFEKEGAVDNRRVLVALRAAAERLGIAVQSGVNVLGPADPDLRAVTTDAGLVSADRFVLAQGAWSGTWLDLPVQPLKGQMLALKSQPEQLRTVLYGEGVYLVPRRDGRIVVGATQEQVGFEPGNTAAGIHALLTNALALVPGLADCPLVEQWWGFRPATPDAAPLLGQGPWPHLHLATGHHRNGILLAPITARLLAREIVTGEPQPLLAPFSYRRFCP; encoded by the coding sequence GTGAAAATAGTCATTTTGGGCGGTGGGATTGTCGGCCTCGCCCTGGCCATCGAGTTGCACAGGATCGGAGCGACGCAAGTGCTCGTCCTCGATCGGGGCCATTCACCGGCCACCTGGGCGGCGGCAGGGATGATCGCCCCACGGGCGGAAGGGCTGAGGGGTGCGCTCCTGGATCTGGGACTGGCGAGCCGGGCGCTCTGGCCCGCCTGGGCCGCCCAATTAGAAGAAGCGAGCGGTGAGCCGGTCGATTATCGCAGCTGCGGCGTCCTGTTGCCTGCCCAGAATAAAGAAGCAGTCGAAAAACAGAACATCGCCCTGGGCGAGGGATGCTGGTGGGAACGCGAGGAGGTACTGGCCCACATCCCCGGTATCTGCGAAACCATTGCAGGCGGGCTCTGGTTTGAAAAAGAAGGCGCAGTCGATAATCGCCGGGTGCTCGTCGCTCTGCGGGCGGCGGCTGAACGGCTGGGGATCGCGGTACAGTCGGGAGTGAACGTCCTTGGCCCGGCAGATCCGGACCTGCGGGCAGTTACTACCGACGCCGGGCTCGTCAGCGCCGATCGGTTCGTGCTCGCCCAGGGAGCCTGGTCCGGCACCTGGCTCGATCTACCGGTCCAGCCCCTTAAAGGCCAGATGCTCGCTCTTAAAAGTCAGCCGGAGCAGTTGCGCACGGTGCTCTACGGCGAGGGCGTCTATCTGGTTCCTCGCCGGGACGGGCGAATCGTCGTCGGTGCCACCCAGGAGCAGGTGGGCTTCGAGCCGGGCAATACCGCCGCCGGCATCCACGCCCTGCTCACAAACGCCCTCGCCCTGGTGCCCGGTCTGGCCGACTGTCCGCTCGTCGAACAGTGGTGGGGCTTCCGGCCCGCCACCCCCGACGCTGCCCCCCTGTTGGGCCAGGGGCCGTGGCCACACCTGCATCTGGCCACCGGCCACCACCGAAACGGCATTCTCCTTGCGCCGATTACCGCCCGCCTGCTGGCCCGCGAGATTGTCACCGGCGAGCCGCAACCGCTGCTCGCCCCCTTCAGCTACCGGCGCTTTTGCCCGTGA